A stretch of Porites lutea chromosome 5, jaPorLute2.1, whole genome shotgun sequence DNA encodes these proteins:
- the LOC140938708 gene encoding uncharacterized protein, whose protein sequence is MDAKQGIILVIFLMALAVETGCYPSQVPAMLDCLTQEDITALTEIPEQEDVMETIKSVLKHIPFKKYLLPFIKKILEGIKESKNPLDVILELIEILQGGKEENEENKEKEEENKETTEEKKEENSSNEEEKPKEEGENEVSGSGESDMESQEDTVNEIHHKFKINGPEEW, encoded by the exons ATGGATGCTAAGCAGGGAATAATTCTCGTGATCTTTTTGATGGCATTGGCTGTAGAAACAG GTTGCTATCCATCACAAGTTCCAGCGATGCTTGATTGTTTAACCCAAGAAGATATCACCGCACTCACCGAAATACCTGAACAGGAGGATGTAATGGAAACCATAAAGTCAGTTTTAAAACATATCCCTTTCAAAAAATACCT ACTGCCCTTTATAAAAAAGATCCTTGAAGGAATTAAAGAAAGCAAGAATCCACTTGACGTTATACTGGAGCTAATCGAAATCCTCCAGGGAGGCAAAGAAGAGAACGAAGAAAATAAAGAGAAGGaagaggaaaataaagaaacaacagaggagaaaaaagaagaaaacagctCCAATGAGGAGGAAAAGCCGAAAGAGGAAGGAGAAAACGAAGTTTCGGGATCAGGTGAATCAGACATGGAATCTCAGGAAGACACCGTGAATGAAATTCATCATAAATTTAAGATCAATGGACCTGAGGAATGGTAG